The Euphorbia lathyris chromosome 8, ddEupLath1.1, whole genome shotgun sequence genome has a window encoding:
- the LOC136203360 gene encoding BURP domain protein RD22: MCPIAFKIQLKQLRQLILYILATFSLFLPSMELNMNILVVFLIIAVATTHNHAASPPQLYWDSVLPNTPMPKAVSDLLQPDFMEEKGTSVGVGKGGVNVNSGKGKPGGTSVGVGKGGVNVNSGKGKPGGTSVGVGKGGVNVNSGKGKGGTSVGVGKGGVNVHTGGRKGKPVYVGVKPGPNPFIYNYKATEDQLHDNPNVALFFLEKDLSPTKSINLYFTQTSQSPTFLPRQLANSIPFSSNKLPQIYNSLSVKPGSMEAEMMKNTIYECEMPGIKGEKKYCATSLESMIDFTTSVLGKNVQAISTEVDNQTPLQNYVITAGTKKMKANKSVVCHKQKYPYAVFYCHSTQTTRAYIVSLVGADGTKAKAVAICHTDTSAWNPKHLAFQLLKVKPGTLPVCHFLPQDHILWISN; encoded by the exons ATGTGTCCCATTGCATTTAAGATACAGCTGAAGCAATTAAGGCAGCTGATTCTATATATCTTGGCAACCTTTTCACTCTTTCTTCCATCAATGGAGTTGAACATGAACATACTAGTAGTTTTTCTCATT ATTGCAGTAGCAACAACACATAATCATGCTGCCTCGCCTCCTCAACTCTACTGGGACTCTGTCCTTCCTAACACTCCAATGCCAAAAGCTGTATCAGATCTTCTACAACCAG ACTTTATGGAAGAGAAGGGCACTTCTGTTGGTGTAGGGAAAGGGGGTGTGAATGTTAATTCAGGAAAAGGAAAACCTGGAGGTACTTCTGTTGGTGTAGGGAAAGGCGGAGTAAACGTTAATTCAGGAAAAGGAAAACCTGGAGGTACTTCTGTTGGTGTAGGGAAAGGCGGAGTAAACGTTAATTCAGGAAAAGGAAAAGGCGGAACTAGCGTTGGTGTTGGCAAAGGTGGGGTTAATGTACACACAGGAGGACGCAAGGGAAAGCCTGTATATGTTGGTGTAAAACCAGGGCCAAACCCATTCATTTACAACTACAAAGCTACTGAGGATCAACTTCATGATAACCCAAACGTAGCTCTCTTTTTCTTGGAGAAGGACTTGTCTCCCACCAAATCTATCAACTTATACTTCACTCAAACTTCCCAATCTCCCACTTTCTTACCACGTCAACTTGCTAATTCCATCCCCTTTTCATCTAACAAGCTGCCCCAAATTTACAACAGCTTGTCAGTAAAGCCAGGATCAATGGAAGCAGAGATGATGAAGAACACAATATACGAGTGTGAAATGCCAGGAATTAAAGGAGAGAAGAAATATTGTGCAACTTCACTCGAGTCAATGATCGACTTCACCACATCTGTTCTTGGAAAGAATGTCCAGGCAATCTCCACAGAGGTGGATAACCAAACTCCATTGCAAAACTACGTTATTACAGCTGGAACCAAGAAGATGAAAGCCAACAAATCCGTGGTGTGCCACAAACAGAAGTATCCATATGCTGTGTTTTATTGTCATTCAACACAAACCACAAGGGCTTACATTGTTTCCTTGGTGGGTGCTGACGGTACAAAGGCTAAAGCTGTAGCTATCTGCCATACTGATACATCAGCTTGGAATCCTAAACATTTGGCTTTCCAACTGCTCAAGGTTAAGCCTGGAACACTTCCTGTTTgccactttcttcctcaggacCACATTCTTTGGATTAGTAACTAG